A window of the Candidatus Hydrogenedentota bacterium genome harbors these coding sequences:
- a CDS encoding type II toxin-antitoxin system HicB family antitoxin — protein sequence MKQKVTYWKEPDGKYLGYLNEYPDHWTQGETLDDLIEHLADLYREFSRGELPGIRKVVEIEVG from the coding sequence ATGAAACAAAAAGTCACCTACTGGAAAGAACCGGACGGTAAGTACCTCGGTTATCTCAACGAATATCCCGACCACTGGACCCAAGGCGAGACTCTCGACGACCTGATAGAGCATCTCGCTGATCTTTACAGGGAATTCAGCCGCGGCGAACTCCCGGGAATCAGGAAGGTGGTAGAGATCGAAGTCGGATGA
- a CDS encoding type II toxin-antitoxin system HicA family toxin, giving the protein MKRKDLIRIIEGFGCVLLRHGAKHDVYHNPTTGMTQPIPRHQEINEVLAKKVIRDLSNEEK; this is encoded by the coding sequence ATGAAGCGAAAGGACTTGATCAGGATAATTGAAGGTTTCGGGTGTGTTCTCCTCCGCCACGGCGCGAAACACGATGTATACCACAATCCAACCACGGGCATGACACAACCCATACCACGCCATCAGGAGATCAATGAGGTCCTTGCGAAGAAGGTGATTCGTGATCTTTCGAACGAGGAAAAATGA